The DNA region aaaaggaaaaaagtccATAAAGATAAAACATACTTTGTTGTGACAATGTGGGCATGAGCTGtgaaaaaaatgagaaatggaGACATCAGAATAGTTCATACAAACTCGGCTACGCATTTAAAGTCAGCTGATTTGTCCCTCACacattaacaaacacacaccttgcTTGTGTTCAAACATCTTGTACACGCAGCCTACACCCACTGCCAACATCAGAAGAAGGAAGCAGCAGAACACTATGGTAATGACCTCTGTGGTGTTCATGGAAACCTCTGTGGTGTTCATGGAAACCTCTGTGGAAGAGAAGGGACACGTCCAGTGAAGTATTACATACTGTAGAGGCAGCACGTAAGGCAtctaaatatacagtatgtgctttTACTTGGTAGTGTTTCAGTGGCAGATGTTGCTCGAGGCATGGAGCAAAGGATCCTGTCTGATCACGAGTAACAAGTGTGTTGGGGTACAGTGAAGAGCACAGAGACAACACAAGATAAGACATGATAAGACaagaaaagacaagacaagaggAAAGTTATAAAAAGGCACATGACAAATGTTAAGTTGAGTCCGTATTCAAAAGAGTTACACAATAAGATTGAGAGCACTTCCATATCTGTACGGTAAATATGTGGATGGcagctgattagcttagcttagcatgaacaCTGGAACGTGAAAACAGCCAGCCTGGCTCTCTCCAAAGGTAAAAGCACCTCTAAAGATAACTAGTTAATACAttatatattgtttgtttaacctatacaaaaaaatggaagtgtaaaagtgaaaattTGGCATCTTACAGAGGGTTACATGCCAGACTACTTCTCAACCCAGAGCCTTAACTggggactgcccattgttcAGACAACCCAAAATTCTGAAGCCCCtttagtctgaaaaatgtcccactcgaccaaaagcccatttctccAACAGCCCATTATCCCAAAGATCTATGCTTATTGCTCTGAAGTCCAGACTCTCCGAAAATCCACATTGACTGGAGTTAAATGACCAAACCGCCAGAACAAATGTTTGCATTTcacgtttctgtaaaccacagatttgttacttttgtacattattttgtagctgACACGTTGAACATTAATGTTtctcaacaacactgtgatgaatgtgtggttaggtttaagaagaaaaactactactactacatttTGGCCTAAAACATCCGCGtttggtggcaaaaaaaaaggaggaacaAGAGAAGGAGGGGCATGCCATCAAAAAATAGCGATCACCCCACTGTGACAGCAAAACTCGATTGAATGAACATGTTTATTAGTAAGCTTTAGAGGTGTTATTCTGTGACCTTTGGAGGcgggctagctgtttcccccatttgcagtctttatgctaagctaagttaactGGCATCTGGCGGTATcttatttactgtacagacatgagcaTGATATCAATCTTATCACCTTAGCAAGTCTGGGTAAGCAAAcaaataagcacatttcccaGAAATGTTAAACTACTCCTTCAAGATTACTTTAATTGGACACctagttttaatgttttcaccTGTCGCTTGGACCCGCACAGCTGCACTCTCCACCCAGGGCCCGGAGTCATCATAGCTGTCCCTGGCCCTGCAGCGGTAATGCCCAGACTCCTCTGGACCAAGCGTGGCTAGAACAAGGGTTTGTCTATGTGTAGATAGAGCATAGTGAGACAAGACAGACTGAATATAGGAGTCCATATATGTCTCAGGGGGAAGGACAGAGTCATTCAAGAGCCAGGAGACGTAAGGGAAGGTTCCTCTGCTGACTTGACAGCTCAACCTGGCAGCAGCCAGTTTGGAGTCAGCGCTGTAGAGATATTCAACCTCCACTTTGGCATCACCTCCGACTGGGACTGGGCAAACGgaggggaagagaaggaaagaaagatcAACAAAGAGTGGAAGGAAAGGAAGGCAGTCACAGAGAGACTTATTTCTTTCACATTTCTGTGTAGCTCATACCCACTTCCAGAGTCACAGGATCACTCATCAACTTCTGCACTTCAGTATTCACCCGACATTGAGCCATGCCCATGTCCTGCCCGGGCACCATGGTGACAGGGAACCAGGCAGCGAGGGATTCAGTAGCTGTGACAGATCCCACCTCTTCGTCATCTATTAAAAGAGAGATGTTGACTGGAAGACTTCCTCTTGTTGACCAGCAGGTCACATTTGCACTGTGACTGGCTCCCTCTTTCAAGATTGAGAAAGAGATTCTTGGCTTGGAAACGTAGACTGGTGGAGGAATAAAGAGGGGGGAAGATGGGAAGATACATGTGAAACAAATCTAACCAACATTTCAgacaggtgtttttttgttgatacACACCTTTGACTGTCACCTGGAACTCGAAGCTGCTGGAAAACCTCCTGATGTCCTGCACCGTGGACCAAGCCATGCAATAATACCATCCCGCATGTTCTGGAGTCACATTCTCCATCACTAGCTTGTTACCAGTGAGGTGAAGAAGGGGAGAGGTTGAAGACGTCACTTCCCTCCTGTTGAAAAACCAGGTGTAGGAAAGGTGGGACCCCTTTGAGACACTGCAGCTCAGTACGATGTGTGACCCCTCATATACCACGGGGGGGAAGGGTTCAGAAGTCACTCTGGTGTTCGATGCTGGAGCTAGAGGTTAGGAATGATAGATGGTtggggaggagagaaaaaagtcaGATTTGGGATTTTTGTCGTCCAGTAAAGTAACCGTGATATTAAAAGTTCTATGCAGACTTTTCAGTCATCTAAGCCCCtaaaccatttttaaaattatgtttagggaaaacattatggtttgggttaaaattaaatgatttctgacagaaagccctgaagacaaacttATCCCATGTGCCGAAATACCtgtaaaactaatgacattcccatcagcctcagctgtcagcctactttgtgttttatgctgtttgacccttcgctaagttcTGTCCTTGTACGAAGACTgaccaatcataacgtagcatctggccggctcagaccagggtccgacaacaacacagctgtgctccattgactctaatgcagtggTTTCAGACTTCCTTCATTTataggctggttttgtggatttggagctaaatgttgtgcctggggcacagTGAATTGTGCCTATAGTTAAGCTTTAGCTCctgtttttgtgcctgaataagcttttttgttttccagtgcagttagttacagtgagGGCTCCATGCTCGCTCCGACAGATTGACGGACCAACACAAAGAGTCAGATGCTTCACATGGTAACTTTAAAGCTCTAACAGGATGAatgctttttctctctctgcgtATCTTTTACTCACTGACTACACTCAGCTTGATGCTGTTGCTGACTCCTGTGCTTTCTCCTGCCGTGGCTTTACAGTGGTACGACCCCTCTGATGTTGCAGCAACTTTCAGGAAGAACGAAGCACGTTGGTCTTCTTGGAGATCAGCGGCTGTGTCAATCACAACATCACCATCGtccagctccagcagcagctcgTAAGTGACTGGCAGAGAGGAGTGAGTTGCATTACACCGAAAAGCCACCCTCGAGCCAAGGTAGGCCATGTCAGGACCAGTAAGCACTGGGCGAAGAGAGATCGATCCACCTGAAGAAAGACATGAAACACTGGATGGAGCCCTGAAATTTACCCATAACACCTTTTTAATAGAATATGAGCAGATACAGCTACCGAAGCATTTTATTTCAGGTTATGAGATCAAAGAATAATATCTGAAAAGTTCTGAACCACTGAGAACAAACTTTAGATGTCACAGCCAGCTGAGCTCCATATCTCACATAAGCACCTCTGCAACAAACTTACTTATCTTGCTGAAGAAACTTGCCAGAGCTGAAAAAAACACACGTTACAGTAAGAATATTAAAccaataaattattaatacatGCAGCCATTTTAAAGCGATGTTGACTAACTCACCCAAAATTGGCAGCAAATTATGGGTCCGTAGATTCTTCATAACAGTGCTCCGTATTTATCTTGGACATTGTTTTTCTAGCTCGGTTCAGTGTGtgcacgtttgtgtgtgtgtgtgcgcgtgcgcgcGTGTGCTGTTATGTGcatgcgtttgtgtgtgtaaaagctAGGGGTGTTTCACGTGTGTTGCAAGTAGATAACATATAAGGCTGCGtgtttggtttcattttaaGTAACACAAATAAAGCTAAAGGGTTTACTGAGCgggatatttgaaaaaaaaaaaaacactcactttATTTAACACAGGTAAATTGACATTTGGAAACACAACCAAATACTACAACCACCACATAAATGATGATAAAAATTACACTTATAAGCATAAATTCTTAATTTACAGACAACTAAAAACACAATGTCCCTGTCAAGCTTCACAAACTtacaaagacaataaaaaaagaacaaaatttTCAATGCCATAAAAAATGACTGCAAACTGACAATTAAGGTTAAAATAACACCTTTGCAGAAAGAGGCCATAACTGCATTTCATTTCTTTGTACATCATGTAACTGGAACAGAAAAAGTTCATTActactttgactttttattttcagccaCCCCAGTCATTCCCAGCTGCCGTCAGCCAAAGCTAGGCTTTATTTTCAAGTGTCTGTGGATGAACGGGCCTGACAGCTTGAGGACTCTAATCAGTTTGCATCCGTGGAGGGGTGGTCTTTCCAGTGGTGGAGGGGGGCGTCTTCTTTGATGGGTGCAGAACGCACTCTGAGGGGGTTTCTCTGACGTCTGAGCATCGTGGCGTGCTGTTTCACCAGGAAACGCTTAtctgagctgctctgtgagGAAACCACATACAAATCTATAGacacaacatgcacacagataCACTAGAGAAGCATAATAATAACAGGCACAGTAGTTGATGATTCACTTGCAACAACCAAATCAACTATTTTCTTATCTTTTGTCTGTGACTAAtttgtaaatatgtaaatgtttGATGACATGTGACTTACCATAACCAGCATGTCTTTGAGTCTCTCGATGGCCTTCTGATTGGCTCGTCCCCGTGACACATATGAGGTTAAGATTATACTGAGGAAACAGAAGCAAGACCAGCAGATCAGATGAAAGTACTGTGTGTCTATTTTAAAACAGCTTGTATCCACTGATGATTATTACTTTTACACAACATGTATGCCGCTGTACACACAGTGCTTCTAGTTCTCTTACACAAAGGTTGAAACAGTCTTAAAGCAGATTATACCTGTTTTCCTTCAAGCAGCAAAAACTCATCACAAAGCAAAtacagagccagtgtttgcctAAACCTGTTGCATACTTACATCTCAGCCAGTATGAGCGGCAGGGCAAAGGCCTCAGAGGCCAGGTAGCGGAGAGTGGTCTGTGCGGCGCCTGGCAGACTGTTCATACACACTCCTGTCACGTTAAACAGAGTTTCTCCATTTCCAAAAGGACCACAGGAGGAACTGGAGAAGAAGGTGGAGAAACAAATTGAAGAAATGAGCAACAGAGAAAAGTTAAATATAAATGGGATCTTCGAGTGGTAAAAGAGCAAATAGattttttatattaacagtTTAACAACTACAGAAACAAGAAACAGCATTTAAAATTACACCTAGACAGTATGTTCACTGTACATTagtcaaaataacaaaaacagtacatgtttttgttcagtGCAGCTTCTTGCTGGTAGAGGTTGAAGCCCAGTGCGGCTGCAGCCATGAAGAGGCCAAGCAGCAACATGAAGTGGAATAAAACGGATGAGCTGGAGGCACGAAACATCCTCTGCTCTGCCACACAGCACCGCAGGACTGTGAACTGAAGACAGTGTTGGAGAGAGATAGACATTGTTAGAAAATGTTCAAATACAGGTGATGGTTACTGCAGCATCATGGTCACAACTCTGTCATTGCAGAACCATGTACCATAGACTGGGTCAAGAGGGAAACAAggagaaacagaacaaaacaaaatttgatgaaaaaaaaaagaaagaagctaTTTAATGGTGCTATATACAACATTAAGAGTCTGGGCTGGGATTGCCTTCACATGGCTCTCAGCTCTGATGACCTCACAAGCACACATGGAGGTGGTTGAGATGAAACTGCAGCAGCTAGCTttgctaacaggctaacagcGCTAACAACAACGACACTGCTGACAGAGCCAATAGAGGTAAAGCAGGTTATCGGGATGACCTGAGGGGGAACCAGAGAGTGGTGGAGCAGGGGTAAAAGGTAGGGTCAATAGTTTCAATCTGGCCCCCTGTTAGGAAgataaggagctcccagacctcattgttttcctaatTTGCAGACATTCTCGGGCGCTTTTCTTcttcgagttagctgctaactgctatcagttGCTTTAAATCTTCCAGCGGTGGGTGGCATACataacatgttgtcaaaatatcataGCCATCCTGCCGGCTGTCCCTTTAACTCAAAGGTTGTTTCTACGCTGTTACTACTTCTGATGccagcttaaaggtgagacaactctgttctCGCATTccatgattgtaccttttatacagaacagcgaGGCGTCATATCGGTGTGAAATTCCCACCCTGAAGTGTATATGTTCGTATGTATGCCAGTATGACATTACctcactatatctttacatagcataTACtgtagttgtttgctgctacatTAATGTTCAAAATCTCATATATAGAACATCAATGTAGattatttaaaggaatattaCAACATTTTGAGAGACTTTCTTAGTTGTTTTCTTGTCTGGAGTTAGGTGAGAGAAATCTTCTCTTCTAAatgttttttccttaaaaaaaagtgGAATTTGTTAATATAATTTGcacaaaataatataatttttcTAAACAAATAACATCCAGTGAAGAAGTTTACTTATTTCTATGTCCTTCACCATCAGGtactgttattattttaatattgctGCTTTGGTACTTCCAAATTACTAATTtccatttgtttatttcatatCTGAATACCTTGATCAGATTGGTTATTGTGACATCCATGCCAGTACAGGATGCTGAATGGGATGTAAACATTGAGAGATACAAAGAGGGAGGTACAGACAGCTGAAATAGATGGACCATAACTCTCATGTCCCAGACAACCTTTTTGATGTAGAAGGTGGCCATCAGTGTGACAGTTCCTATCAGAGGCAGCAGAGGGCAGTAGTAGACTCCCACCCAGGACACTGTTTGACCATACACCAGATCCAACACATTGAAAGGGATCAGGAAGCGCTGTTTCCCTGACAACCGGGCCAGCAACGATAAAGGATACTTCTCCTGCACCAGCCTGTCAGACAGAGGAAAGATAGTTTGGGCAGAGAATTAATGACACTTGACTACATAGTTTAACTGAGCTTTAATCTTTCTACAGATTAGCCAAACTGCTGGGGAATGTACCCAAGAACGACATCAAACGCACTGATCTTTCCATTCAAACCCCAAGGCTGactaagaaagaaaaagactgtAGATCTCAAACAAACCCACTTCCTGGGGTAGTTCATGAGAAAGGCGTTGCAGAAAGTTGCGAGGAAGTTGAAGATACACAGCTTGTACATCTCTCGACCAATCCTGTTCTCCCTGCAATGGGAAGGATTCtgtaaagaaacacacaaatgatAAGGGAGTTAATGACAAACTTAATGACACATATGAGTCTTGAAATATGAACCTCACTCTCAACTCACCTGCTGACGTTCTGTTGTTGTgaagaggaaaaataagtaGATCGCCAGTGAGGCCAGCTTCAAGAAGATGCTCCTGAAGTAAAGAGAAGTGAACTGACaaagctatgtgtgtgtgtgtgtgtgtgtgtgtgtgtgtgtgtgtgtgtgtgtgtgtgtgtgtgtgcagtaggTTATCCTGGGTTTGTGTCCCTGTGCACCTTACCTCACAAGTGTTGCATTGACCTGCATGGTGAAAGAGTAGTCTTCAAAAGATGAGATCTTATGGAAGATGTGGGGGAGGACAAGGTTGACAAAGGTGATGGTGATGGGAGGGAGGTACTGGAGCACCAGACTGACCAACCAGTAACCATTCTAAGAGACACAGTCCAGGGTGTCAGATGTGAACATCTATTCAACCAAATCCAAGACACACCATCCAGCATCAAAGTCTCACCTTGTAATCTGATGTTTTGGTGGCGAAGTAGATGAGGTAGAAGGCTCCACCCAGCAGAGACAGAACGAGCAGGTTGAGGACaaacctgagcaggtagagacGCACCCTCTGTCTGAGCGTCCTCTGAGACTCACGCAGGGAGAAATTCTGCTCCTCCAGGAACAGCtgaggatggagagaaagaaataCAGGAAAACCTCTCTATTTAATCTAAAACATTAGAACTGcagtatacatacatacatacatacatacatacatacacatgaaTCATACAGTGTATCTACGATCTATATATTTTACACTCTATAAAAACCCATAAAACTAGAAAGTAGTAGAACATGGTTTCCAAACTTTTTCCCTAAACACAGGGGCTCAGAGAAAATGCAAGGAGCAGTACTTTAATCTCTCTTTATGGGGAGTTTTGAACATTTATATATCTCCTCTGAGCTGGTTCTACAAAGAGGTTAGAAACACGTGCACACTTTTAACCACTGATGTCTAAAATTGAATCCAGGCATCTGGGCACACTAAATTTCCTCATCTGCCTGAAGCAGTGTTGCCTCTTGTAGCCTTCTTTCATGAAGGAGGTAGACACTaccttttttctgacatttaaaacCCTGTGTCAGCATATATGATATATGTATGTGCATGGATGTGAGTGTAGGTAAGGGACATCTGTTTTAGAAGCAGGGTGGGGAAATATTTTTGGCAACCATCCACAGATACCAATGCTAATGCAACAAGTTTGCATGGTGGTGCAACAAGAGTGTTCTGGTTTCTAACCGCTGGGAGCTGGGGCCCTTCTGAATggaagtttgcatgttcttcctgtgtctgcaTGGCTTTTCTCTAGGTTCTCCGGCTtccccccacagtccaaagacatgttgGTTAGGTTAAGTGTTGACTTTAATTTgctcgtaggtgtgaatgtgatagtctggtgatctGCTCAGGGTGTAcccagcctcttgcccagtgtcagctgggattggcTTCAGCATCCCCTCCAAAAACAACCTGGATAGTTAAGTGGAGAAACATAGCCAATGCAGATTTCTCCTCACTAGGCATGGGACAATATGAAAACTCCATGTAATGATTACCATGACAATTCACAACTCAAGATATTATCTCAATAATCGATGTTCATCATGCTTAAAactctcaaaataatgaaaaacatacTGGAATTACTTAACCCTACACTTTGTTGAGACACAAATATTTGTTGTGCATCACAGACAAACATCTTTTTAGTAAAAAATCAAACAACCTTAAAAGCCAGgcctttcattcattcatcttctaaccgcttcatcctcttgagggtcgcaggggggctggagcctatcccagctgacatcgggcgagaggcagggtacaccctggacaggtcgccagactatcgcagggctgacacatagagacaaacaaccattcacactcacattcacacccatggacaatttagagttatcaattaacctagtccccaatctgcatgtctttggactgtgggaggaagccggagtgcccggagagaacccacgctgacacggggagaacatgcaaactccgcataGAGGaactcccacacccgggatcgaaccggcaaccctcttgctgtgaggcgacagtgctaaccaccacacctcTGTGCCGCCCAGCCAGGCCTTTCAACTATTTGAAATGACATCATATCTTTCCATATAAAATATGCTATTGATTGTGTTTTTTGAGGTTGGTGTGTATGCAGCCTATTTTTTACAGAGTCTCTTTTATTGTTGGTTGCCCTGCAGTCTCTGGGTGCTGCTGGATATTCATGATTGCCCTGATAATGGAAATTTACCACCATCAATAtatttggggcggcagtagctcagtccattgGGACTggaggttgggaaccagagggttgctGGTAAAAGTCCCTGTCTgtaccaaatatggagtgtggactggtagttggagaggtgccagtttgcctcttGGGCACTGTCAAggtgcctgtccatgggcagccctcttgctgtgacatatctccatttaatgcatgtataggtcctgtttgtgcgtgtgtgtgtatttcaggcctgtgtgtgtatgtatatgacaacagagtgaaaaaattgaatttccccttgggatcaataaagtatatcttcttcttttgagtttttttgtgtgttctaatctgcaataatattgtatatCCCTACTCCTTACAGGTCACGAGGGGTCACAGAATAGTTTGATtatgtgaaaataatgtgaacAATATGCTACAGCCTTGGGTTAAGTCACCCTGTTAAACCCAACATTACACACATTATGGGAAACAGAAAAAGTGGTTGCAGTAGGTTGGACAGATTTACTGTTTACAATCAATTTTCCCAGCATTTGCTCAGTGACCACAGTAGATTAGAGGAATGTTGTGATACCTACAGGTGTCATGTCTGCGTCCACTCACCTTGAGATCGTTTCTGATGAAGCTGTGTTtgagagtagcagcagcagggtCCTGGATGGTGAAGTCCCAACCACAGAAGATTTTATAGCTCACGTTCATACTGTAACGCTTCCCGAGCATCCAGGTGTGCTTGTAGCCAACCGTCGTCCTGTCAGAGAAGTTTACAGATTTAATACAGAAGCTGTCTTTAAGGTGTAAGAAAAATAGCTTTTGGAGCTTTTTGTTGTTTAGCAACTTAACTGACCGACGGACCACCATGATGAGACTGATGAAGAGGATGATGAGGACTCCAGCGAGGTACAGCAGAGGCGTATTCAGGCACATCAAATTCAGGGAACCACGAGTATAAAAACCATAGAAGACTGGGGAACGATCCAGGTAGCCCTGCAGACAGGAGAGAGAATTTAAATTATATGAAACACATAAGAAAACATACAGTGCAcaagcacaaataaacaagcCCATACCGATCCCAGGAAGAAATCCAAAACAGAGTCATTGCCTCCAAACTTCAAAGGTTCTGTAAAACCACAgagaacaaacacaacaatttttttGACATTGTGTTGTGGATAATTTACTGTAATCTGTCATTACAGCTGACTCACCACTGCTGTTGCTCCGGCCATAAAATGCCGTAGGCCCCAGAATAAAACCCGAGATGAGAGCACAGTGAAGAAAGTTCAGGTAAACCAGATATCTGAGGAACACAAAGTACGACTTCACACCAACTCCAAACCTGCCTGGAACAGATCAGTGAGGGTGAAATCATTTAGTCATGGTAATACAATATACTAGAAGCCAACAGGTGCAAAACAAGTCATGATGTACATCTTTCTTACCTTCGATGGCACGGAGTTTttgctgccatggcaacaggcCTGATAGAAATCCTCTCATCTGCGCCCAAACCCTCTTTCTGTTGATGCTCTGGCTCCGCCTCCAGGACTCCCAAAAACCAATACTGCTGATTTGCATCTTCCTCCTGTCCCTAATTAACAGTGTGAATGTGataattcattaattaatttttctCTTGTATTGTTAAACCCTGAGCCTAAGcataaaaaatatcataaacacaaaacataaagGTGAGGCAACAAATATTTAACCTCCTTACTTTAAAGGTCCaatatgtaggatttaggatatattggcagaattgGAATATAAAGTCAtaagtattttttctttagtgtatcacctgaaaataataattgttgtgattttattgccttagaatgagctgtttatatctacatagggagcagatcCTGGTCTGTGGAGATTGCCACGTTGCATCGCTGTGTTTTCTAAGTAGCTCAGAACAGACGAGtcaaatactggctctagaaaggACCATTAACATTTTTGTAGTGTCGACTGTCAACCACCTTGACGAGAGCGTCAGAAAAACATTGACTTTTtaagtgaaactgttttattcatttaccaaatttaccagtttaaatcaccagctccatttgttttagagaagAAGAGGCCTCTGCCAATAATTCGGCTTCTGTTAAAACAACCCAGTCTCAGTCTGAGGTTattgaaatctggcgcttgggcagtgacttgaaGTCTCAGACACTGaggaaaaaagccgtcctttaacgttggcaatggttgctgttatagttaaACACATGagggggaaatgtggtgggacaagaacaaaagtaaaGCAGCGAAAGTCCACAAAGGGTGGATGAGAGGGTTGTTGGATAGGTccatcaaacactgactttcacctgggagagcggtgaatgtgtcctgtaagattataaagctaaaccctgttctttttcccaaacctaaccacgtgtttttgttgcctaaacccaaccatgtgcattagttgttggagtagaaaaaaacatcaattcatgatgttgtactgacatgtttttattttgaaagagactgtatgtaaacggtaaatttcctgtgaaaacggaagcatattttgaaagaagacaatgcatgcaacaggcagaccttgacatggtgtcccagaatggCAACAACCAACTCACCCAGGGCACCTTGAAAGTGGAAAGTCTATTACTGTAGTCGATATGtaacgaggtcagagtgagaatgtgttggttaaaaaacctcctgagcatcTGGCTCTTTAATTGTCagagaaaaggtgagcacacattagcaggtccTGGGCTAACCGCCTGTCTGCTATGTGCCGAACAGCgaaggagaaacactgatttgcaaggtgaaactgctttattcagtgtttttactggttttaatcacctagtCAGTTTGtattggagaggaagagacctttgtgaATAAGTTGGATcccagtgaaaacctcctgaacaatgaacactgaaggaattccaacagggagaagtttcagcaggTTGAAATCCACAATCCTcattgctagatgccactaattccccctaaatcttacccACTGTTACTTTAAAGATGAACATTAAGCTTTTAAAAAGGCAGACTAACACCTCCTTCCCTCAATCCATCAGTTTACTAATCACAGGGAGTACTCTCATAGTGATGTAATCAAGGTTATCTCAGATTACCTTCAGGACAGACTTTGACAGAGTGACCGTGTTACAAACTCAAGGTGTGAAAAGTGTGGATGTTTAGCAGGCAGGGAGGGTG from Epinephelus fuscoguttatus linkage group LG3, E.fuscoguttatus.final_Chr_v1 includes:
- the tmc8 gene encoding LOW QUALITY PROTEIN: transmembrane channel-like protein 7 (The sequence of the model RefSeq protein was modified relative to this genomic sequence to represent the inferred CDS: inserted 1 base in 1 codon); translation: MEEHNNVNFMRLLSDESTQSTVSSDSCEYYQTEIFDQLPSIQASRPEQDRQGSWETCEAYQGGPEAGERISHGHLSRDKASTQPLRNLVMCIQGKRDARDRRKMQISSIGFWESWRRSQSINRKRVWAQMRGFLSGLLPWQQKLRAIEGRFGVGVKSYFVFLRYLVYLNFLHCALISGFILGPTAFYGRSNSSEPLKFGGNDSVLDFFLGSGYLDRSPVFYGFYTRGSLNLMCLNTPLLYLAGVLIILFISLIMVVRRTTVGYKHTWMLGKRYSMNVSYKIFCGWDFTIQDPAAATLKHSFIRNDLKLFLEEQNFSLRESQRTLRQRVRLYLLRFVLNLLVLSLLGGAFYLIYFATKTSDYKNGYWLVSLVLQYLPPITITFVNLVLPHIFHKISSFEDYSFTMQVNATLVRSIFLKLASLAIYLFFLFTTTERQQNPSHCRENRIGREMYKLCIFNFLATFCNAFLMNYPRKLVQEKYPLSLLARLSGKQRFLIPFNVLDLVYGQTVSWVGVYYCPLLPLIGTVTLMATFYIKKFTVLRCCVAEQRMFRASSSSVLFHFMLLLGLFMAAAALGFNLYQQEAALNKNISSCGPFGNGETLFNVTGVCMNSLPGAAQTTLRYLASEAFALPLILAEIIILTSYVSRGRANQKAIERLKDMLVMSSSDKRFLVKQHATMLRRQRNPLRVRSAPIKEDXPPPPLERPPLHGCKLIRVLKLSGPFIHRHLKIKPSFG